The Oceanotoga teriensis DNA window ATAGATAATATACCTATAAAATAACCTGAAGTATAAATAGCATTAGTTCCTCCAGGATTTTTTGTTCCCTCTTTTAATGTGTTTTTATTCTTAAATACTTTTGGAAGTATATAACTAAATGGTACACTTCCTATCAAATAGGATAAAATTAAAATTAAAATATTCATAATAATTCCCCTTTCATAATTTTTGAAGGGCCAGAATATCTTCTATTCTATCATTCATATATTTATAACTATCTTCAACTCCATTGTTATACATATCCTTACCTATATTATCAATAAAAAACCCAAGTATATCATGAGCCCTTATTTGCCCTATATCTTCTCCAAATTCTTCACTAAAAAATACTATTATTTTTTGTAAAAGAATTTTTTTATATTCTTCAGATATATCCATAAAAACACCTCCATTTTTATATATTATACCTTAAAAATAATAAAAAAAAGTCCAGTAAACTGGACTTTTTTAAAAATAATTTTAATTATATTTCTTTAGCACTATTTCCATAATAAGCTGCTTTATATATTTCTTTTACATCTTCTGCTGAAGATTCCCTTGGATTTGTAGCTGTACAAGGATCTTCAAAAGCATTTTTTGACATTCTATCTAAAACTTCAAGAAATTTTTCTTCTGAAATTTCAACTTCTGTTACTTCTTTCAATGTTGTTGGGATATTCAATGATTTATTCATTTCTTTTAATGTTTCAGATATATTTGAACTTCCTAAAACTTCTTCAATATCTTTATATTTGTCTGTTGCTTTTTTATTATATTCAATTACATAAGGTAATAATATAGCATTTGCAAGACCATGAGTTATACCAAATTCTCCACCTATTTTATGAGCAAGACTATGTACTAATCCTAAAGAAGCATTTGTAAATGCCATTCCTGCTAAAGTTGAAGCATTATGCATATCATCTCTTGCTTTCATATTTTCTCCATCTTTAAAAGCTTCTGGTAACTGTTTATAGGTTAATTTTATAGCTTCCATTGCAAGTGGATCTGTATAACTTGTTGCTGTAGTTGAAACATAAGCTTCAATTGCATGAGTCATAACATCCATACCAACATTTGCAGTTATATGTGCTGGCATTTTTGCTGGTAATCTTGAATCAAGAATAGCTATATCAGGAGTTATTTCATATGATACAAGTGGATATTTTATATGATTTTCTGTATCAGTTATAACAGAAAAAGCTGTTATTTCAGATGCAGTTCCACTAGTTGATGGAATAGCTACAAATTTTGCTTTTGTTCTTAATTCTGGAAATTTAAAAGCAACTAAATCCTCAAATTTTGATTCTGGATATTCATAAAAAACCCACATTATTTTAGCAGCATCTAAAGCAGAACCTCCACCAATTGCAACAATCCAATCAGGCTGGAATTCTTGCATTGCCTTAGCTCCCCTTAAAACAGTTTTAACAGATGGATTCGGTTCAACTCCGTCCACTATACTGACTTCCATACCTGCTTTCTCAAGTTGAGCTTTTGCTTCATCCAAAAATCCAAATCTTTTCATAGAACTTCCACCAGTTACAAGTGTTGCTTTTTTTCCTTCTAATGAAGACAAATATTCTAAAGTTCCTTCTCCAAAAACTATATCTTTTGGTACTCTAAACCATCTCATATCCATTAAATTCGCCTCCTAAAATTAATTATTTTTTAAATGTTCATCTATTGCTTTTGCCGCTTTTTTACCTGCACCCATCGCTAAAATAACAGTTGCAGCTCCTGTAACAACATCTCCTCCAGCATAAACATCATCTTTAGTTGTTTTCATAGTATCTTCATCAACTATTATCCCACCCCAATTTTCAGTTTTTAAACCCGGTGTGGTTTGTCTAATAAGAGGATTTGGTGTTTGTCCAATAGCCATTATTACAGTATCAAGATCGAGTTTGAAATTACTTTCTTTAATCGCTACAGGTCTTCTTCTTCCAGATGAATCTGGTTCACCAAGTTCCATTTTTATACATTCCATGGATTCAACCCAACCATCTTTTCCATTTATTTTTACAGGATTATTTAATAATTTAAAAATTATTCCTTCTTCTTTAGCATGATGAACCTCTTCAACTCTTGCTGGAAGTTCTTCTTCACTTCTTCTATAAACTATGTAAACCTCTTGAGCTCCCAATCTTTTAGCAGTTCTTGCAGCATCCATAGCAACATTACCACCACCGACTACTGCTACTTTTTTACCAACTTTAACTGGTGTAGAAGAATCTTTTTTATAAGCTTTCATAAGATTAACTCTTGTCAAAAATTCATTTGCAGAATAAACTCCATTTAAATTTTCGCCTTCTATTTTCATGAATTTTGGAAGTCCTGCTCCACTACCCACAAAAACTCCCATATATCCTTCTTCAAAAAGCTCATCTATAGTTATAGATTTTCCAACTATAACATTAGTAATTAATTCAACTCCGAGATCCTCTATCTTCTTTATCTCATTTCTAACAAGAGATTTTGGAAGTCTAAATTCTGGAATACCATAACTTAAAACGCCACCTGGAGTATGTAAAGCTTCAAATAAAGTAACTTTATATCCTCTTTTTGCAAGTTCAAAAGCACATGTCAAACCTGCAGGTCCAGCTCCAACTACTGCTATTTTTATATTATTAGATTCTATATCTTCTTTTTTATTTTTTATATTATTCATATGCCAATCTGCAACGAATCTTTCAAGTCTTCCTATTGCGACTGGTTCACCAGCTTTACCTCTTACACACTTTCCTTCACATTGATTTTCCTGTGGACATACTCTCCCACATATAGCTGGCAAAACATTTTCTCTTGTTATAACTTTATAAGCTTCTTCAAAATTACCTTTTGAAACTTGATTTATAAATTCTGGAATGGGAACATTAACTGGACACCCATTCATACATGGTTTATGTTTACATTGTAAACATCTACCAGCTTCTTCAATGGCTTCTTCTTCTGTATATCCTAAAACAACTTCTTCAAAATTTTTATTTCTTATATCAGGTTCTTGTTCTCTTATAGGAGTTTTTACTTTACTTAAATTAGGCATTATTACCATCTCCTATTCCTATTCTACAAATATGTTCCTCTTCTTCTTTATACATTGATTGCCTTTGCATACATTCATCAAAATCAACAAGGAAACCATCAAAATCAGGTCCATCAACACAAGCAAATTTTGTTTCTCCTCCAACTGTAACTCTACATCCGCCACACATTCCAGTACCATCTATCATTATTGGATTCAATGATACATTAGTTTTTATATTATTTTCTTTTGTGATATTGACTATAGCTTTCATCATAACTAAAGGACCTATAGCAACCACAAGATCATATTTTTCTCCATTTTCGAGGAGCTCTAAAAGTTTATCAGTAACAAAACCTTTAATACCTTTAGACCCATCATTAGTTGCATAATAGATATTGTCTACAAATTCTTCAAACATATTTTCCATTATGATATGTTTATTAGTTCTACCACCAAGAAGAACATCTACTTGAACTCCAAGATCTTTCATCTTTTTCATCTGTGGATAAAGAGGAGCTATTCCAACACCTCCGCCAATTCCAAGTACTCTTTTAACTTTATGAATGGGAGCAGGTTGACCTAAAGGCCCTACAAAATCATTTATAAAATCTCCCTCATTTTTATTACTCAATTTTTTTGTTGAATATCCAACAACCTGATAAATTATGGTAACCGTTTCTTTTTTTCTATCATAGTCAGCTATTGTCAAGGGAATTCTTTCTCCATCTTCATCAACTCTTAAAATTATAAACTGACCAGGTTCACATTTTCTTGCAACATAAGGTGCATGAACTACCATTAATTCAACATCAGGATTAAGTATTTCTTTTTTTATTATTCTATACATATAACCCCTTCTTTCAGCTCTGTTTATTAACATTTTCACAAATTTTAAAAATATAAATTGTGAAACTTTTAATTTTTACCATCGATATAATTATAATAAAAGTTGATTAAATCATAATAATTAATCAAGTTAATATTCTTTTAAACCTTTCACTTTTAAACTTTTAAACAAAAGTTATTTTGTGAAGAATATAACTTATTTTTAATAAATGAACAACATTTTAAAAATATGACTAATTAACTTGACTTTAAATAAAAAAAATATTATAATATTTTTGTAGATTAGTCTACAAAAATTAGAATAAGTTAAGAAGGGTGGGAATTTTATATGAAAAAAGTTTTGAGTGTTTTTTTATTGAGTTTATTTATTTTTAGTTCTATGCTTGCATTTGCTGAATCATCGCCAAAAGTGTCTGATTTAACTCCTTGGAAAGGATTAAATCTTGATATGGGAAATATTTATAATAATAAATATGCCGACAAATTATATGAAGCTGTTAGCAAACATAAAAAAGGATATAGCCCAGAAATGGTAAAAGAATTTTATATTAAAAATTACACTACTGATATAAAATCTTTAGAAGTTTTGGATGGAAATAACATATTAATAAATGAAAGTTATAAAATATCATATAATTATATTGGTAAGTTAGAAACTAATTGGGGGGATTATGATATAGAATGGTTTATATTCACAACCGAAGATCCCAAAGCAGAAGAAATAAATGTAAAAACTCTTTTATTAGTACCTTATCATCAACATGGAAATGGATTAAAACATTTTCATGCAAGATTTGGTAATACTTCATTTGCATATCTTTCAACAGATAAATACTTAAATAATTGGTGGCCTACTTTTTATGATCCTTCAGTTACAAATATAGAAAGAATTATAGATGATATGCTAAAAAATGCAAGAATGTCAGCATCTATGTTGCCAGATATAAAGTAATAAAAAATCCTATCATTAAAATGATAGGATTTTTTTAACATGGATAATATTTATTTTTAATTAGAAAATCAATATAAAAAGCAGCTATAACCATTTTAGGGTTATTTATTAATTCTTCTCTTCTATATTTTTTTAATTTTCTCTCATCTTGTTCATAATTTATAAGCTTATATATTCTATCTTTTTCATTTATTTTTTCATATTCATTTATAATTTTTTTATTTAAAAGATTTACAGAATATATTCTTTTACTATTTAAATTAAAATAATTACCAGTTATTTCAACAATTGATAATATATTAGATTTTCTCTTTTTGGAATCACAATATTTATGAATAAAATTAAAAAATCTTTTACTTAAAAGTTCTTTATACAAAAAAGGAAAATTATTATTAATTCCAAAAAACTGTTCTATATTAGCCTTAGACAAACTATTTTTTATAAATTGGCATTTCTTATCATAAACGATATAATACTTTATTCCGGTCAAATGATTAAAAGCTTTTAAAGTATCCAAATATCCAAATTTTATATTTTCTTTAGCTTTTTCAGAATCTATTTCTAAAGTTTTTCCAAGATCCCTATTTGATCTTATATATATTACATTTGAATCTTTTAAAGGTTTTGATTTTTTTGTATGTTTTCCACCAACATCTACCACAATTATATTTTTTATACCTTTATTTTCCATCATCGTTATAGGTAGATTATCATGAATTCCACCATCTATATATTTTTTTTCATCTATTTCGACTGGCTTAAATGCTGGAAAACAAGAACTTGCAAGAAGATAATCAACAAATTTACCTTTAGGTATATCTTCTTTAAAAATTTCAATTGGTTTTTTATCTGTGAGTGAATAGGTATTTATTCCAAAATCAATATTTGATCTTCTTATTTTCTCTTCATCTATATATTTTCTCAATATTTCTTCAAGTGGTTTTGTTTCTATACCACCAGATGTTATGAGGTTTTTGATAACTGTTAAAAAAGAAAAATATTTTTTATTATACATTTTTTTATTATTCCATTTTTCTTTGTCTACACTTAAAACCGTATCAATACTGAAATGTGTCCATGCAAGCTTTAATAATTCATAATCCTCCTGTATTAAAAAAGCTCCATTCAAAGCACCTATCGATGTTCCAGTTATAGTAGAAATCTTTATATTCATTTCACTTAATGCTTTCCAAACTCCAATTTGATAACTACCCTTAGCTCCTCCCCCAGAAAGAACTAATCCATAATTATTCAAAAT harbors:
- a CDS encoding patatin-like phospholipase family protein, with product MNNYGLVLSGGGAKGSYQIGVWKALSEMNIKISTITGTSIGALNGAFLIQEDYELLKLAWTHFSIDTVLSVDKEKWNNKKMYNKKYFSFLTVIKNLITSGGIETKPLEEILRKYIDEEKIRRSNIDFGINTYSLTDKKPIEIFKEDIPKGKFVDYLLASSCFPAFKPVEIDEKKYIDGGIHDNLPITMMENKGIKNIIVVDVGGKHTKKSKPLKDSNVIYIRSNRDLGKTLEIDSEKAKENIKFGYLDTLKAFNHLTGIKYYIVYDKKCQFIKNSLSKANIEQFFGINNNFPFLYKELLSKRFFNFIHKYCDSKKRKSNILSIVEITGNYFNLNSKRIYSVNLLNKKIINEYEKINEKDRIYKLINYEQDERKLKKYRREELINNPKMVIAAFYIDFLIKNKYYPC
- a CDS encoding iron-containing alcohol dehydrogenase; translated protein: MDMRWFRVPKDIVFGEGTLEYLSSLEGKKATLVTGGSSMKRFGFLDEAKAQLEKAGMEVSIVDGVEPNPSVKTVLRGAKAMQEFQPDWIVAIGGGSALDAAKIMWVFYEYPESKFEDLVAFKFPELRTKAKFVAIPSTSGTASEITAFSVITDTENHIKYPLVSYEITPDIAILDSRLPAKMPAHITANVGMDVMTHAIEAYVSTTATSYTDPLAMEAIKLTYKQLPEAFKDGENMKARDDMHNASTLAGMAFTNASLGLVHSLAHKIGGEFGITHGLANAILLPYVIEYNKKATDKYKDIEEVLGSSNISETLKEMNKSLNIPTTLKEVTEVEISEEKFLEVLDRMSKNAFEDPCTATNPRESSAEDVKEIYKAAYYGNSAKEI
- the gltA gene encoding NADPH-dependent glutamate synthase, with protein sequence MPNLSKVKTPIREQEPDIRNKNFEEVVLGYTEEEAIEEAGRCLQCKHKPCMNGCPVNVPIPEFINQVSKGNFEEAYKVITRENVLPAICGRVCPQENQCEGKCVRGKAGEPVAIGRLERFVADWHMNNIKNKKEDIESNNIKIAVVGAGPAGLTCAFELAKRGYKVTLFEALHTPGGVLSYGIPEFRLPKSLVRNEIKKIEDLGVELITNVIVGKSITIDELFEEGYMGVFVGSGAGLPKFMKIEGENLNGVYSANEFLTRVNLMKAYKKDSSTPVKVGKKVAVVGGGNVAMDAARTAKRLGAQEVYIVYRRSEEELPARVEEVHHAKEEGIIFKLLNNPVKINGKDGWVESMECIKMELGEPDSSGRRRPVAIKESNFKLDLDTVIMAIGQTPNPLIRQTTPGLKTENWGGIIVDEDTMKTTKDDVYAGGDVVTGAATVILAMGAGKKAAKAIDEHLKNN
- a CDS encoding DUF2164 family protein, which codes for MDISEEYKKILLQKIIVFFSEEFGEDIGQIRAHDILGFFIDNIGKDMYNNGVEDSYKYMNDRIEDILALQKL
- a CDS encoding ZinT/AdcA family metal-binding protein, with amino-acid sequence MKKVLSVFLLSLFIFSSMLAFAESSPKVSDLTPWKGLNLDMGNIYNNKYADKLYEAVSKHKKGYSPEMVKEFYIKNYTTDIKSLEVLDGNNILINESYKISYNYIGKLETNWGDYDIEWFIFTTEDPKAEEINVKTLLLVPYHQHGNGLKHFHARFGNTSFAYLSTDKYLNNWWPTFYDPSVTNIERIIDDMLKNARMSASMLPDIK
- a CDS encoding sulfide/dihydroorotate dehydrogenase-like FAD/NAD-binding protein, with the protein product MYRIIKKEILNPDVELMVVHAPYVARKCEPGQFIILRVDEDGERIPLTIADYDRKKETVTIIYQVVGYSTKKLSNKNEGDFINDFVGPLGQPAPIHKVKRVLGIGGGVGIAPLYPQMKKMKDLGVQVDVLLGGRTNKHIIMENMFEEFVDNIYYATNDGSKGIKGFVTDKLLELLENGEKYDLVVAIGPLVMMKAIVNITKENNIKTNVSLNPIMIDGTGMCGGCRVTVGGETKFACVDGPDFDGFLVDFDECMQRQSMYKEEEEHICRIGIGDGNNA